The genomic region GCGCGAGCCAAACAGGATAGACGATACGAAAGAGATAACTCTAAAGTATTACCTATTCTTGTTCACGGGGATGCCGCAATTGCCGGCCAGGGACTTGTTTATGAATTAGTACAAATGGCCCAGCTGGAAGGTTATGAAACCGGCGGGACTATACATATAGTGGTGAACAACCAGATTGGTTTCACTACAAATTATCTGGATGCAAGAAGTTCTACTTATTGCACAGATGTAGGAAAAGTAACTCTTTCTCCTGTACTTCACGTGAATGCAGATGATGCTGAAGCGGTAGTACACGCGATACTCTTCGCTCTTGATTTCAGAATGAAATTTAAAAGAGATGTTTTCATTGACCTTCTTGGTTATAGGAAGTATGGACATAATGAAGGAGATGAGCCTAGGTTTACCCAACCTAAATTATATAAAGCGATCTCAAAGCATGAAAATGCCCGCGATATTTATTTTGAGAAGCTAAAGAAAGAGGGTATAGCAGATGATGAATATCTGAAAAAACTTGAGGATACCTACAAGGCAGCATTAGAAGAAAAGCTGGAAGATTCCAGAAAGGAAGAAACCACGAGGATCACCCCTTTTATGCAAGATGAATGGGATGGCTTCCAGAACGTGCAGGAAGATGAGATGATGAAAGATGTGGATACCACATTCGATCTGGAAAAACTTGATAAAGTAGCTGAAGCGATTTCTCAATTACCGGAAGGTAAAAAGTTCATGAGAAAGATCCAGAAGATAATCGACGGCCGAAAGAAAATGTATTTCGAAGATAATAAGCTGGATTGGTCTATGGCCGAACATCTTGCTTATGGATCCTTGATGACTGAAGGATATAATGTAAGAATTAGTGGTCAGGATAGTGAGCGTGGTACGTTCTCTCACAGACATGCTGTTGTGAAAGTTGAAGACAGCGAAGAAGAGATCATTCTTCATAACAATATAAAAGACAGAGACGGAGATTTCTTTATATATAATTCCCTGCTTTCAGAATATGGGGTGGTAGGTTTTGACTATGGTTATGCTATGGCGAGCCCAACGACACTGGCAATTTGGGAAGCTCAGTTCGGAGATTTTGTGAACGGTGCCCAGATCATGATAGATCAGTATATCTCAGCTGCAGAGGATAAATGGAAATTACAAAATGGACTAGTGATGCTGCTACCTCATGGATATGAAGGTCAGGGAGCAGAACACTCTTCAGGTAGAATGGAGCGTTTCCTTCAGCTTTGTGCTAAGGATAATATGTATGTGGCAGATATTTCAACTCCAGCCAACATGTTCCATATCTTAAGAAGACAGATGAAGGCTGAATTCAGAAAACCTCTGATAATTTTCACGCCGAAGAGTCTTCTTCGTCACCCAAAAGTGATATCTACTAAAGAGGAGTTTGCCAATGGAAGTTTCCAACCTCTTTTAGATGACGCTGAAGCAGATGTGGAGAAGATAAAAACTCTTGTTTTCTGTACAGGTAAATTCTATTACGATCTGTTAAAGCATAGAGAAGATAATGAAAGAAATGATGTTGCTCTGGTAAGAATAGAACAATTATTCCCATTACCTAGCTCAAGCATGAGAGAGATAATGGATAAATATAAGAATGCTGATGATGTAGTATGGGCGCAGGAAGAACCTAGAAACATGGGGGCTTACAGTCACTTATTACTACATTTTGAAGAGTCGCGTAAATTTAGAGTATGCAGCCGTAAATTCTACGGATCCCCTGCTGCCGGTAGTTCAGTGCGTTTCAAGAAACGTCATGAGCGCGTGATCAACAGTGTTTTCGATAAGAATTTAAAAGAAGAAGAAAATAATTAAGAATCATTTTCCTGAGAATTCAGGAGACTAAATAGATAACAATCATGGCCTTAGAAATGAAAGTTCCTTCACCCGGGGAATCCATCACTGAAGTTGAAATAGCCCAGTGGCTGGTAGAAGACGGGGATTACGTTGAAAAAGATCAGGCAGTTGCCGAAGTAGACAGTGATAAAGCTACGTTGGAGCTTCCGGCAGAAGCCAGTGGTATTATCACACTTAAGGCTGAAGAAGGCGATGTGGTTGAGGTAGGTGAGGTAGTTTGTCTTATAGACACCGAAGCTGAAAAGCCGGGTGGCGGAGATAGCTCAGATGACAAGCCTGCAGAAGAGGAAGAAAAAGAACGTCAGGAAAAGACGGAAGATAAAAAGGACAGTGATAAAGCAGATGCTAAGACAGAAGAGCCTTCTAAATCCAGCACTCCTAAGCAGAAGCAGGATACCTATGCTACTGGAAGTCCTTCACCAGCAGCTAAAAAGATCCTTGATGAAAAAGGTATTTCTTCTAAAGATGTTAAGGGAACCGGCAGAGATGGTCGTGTGACTAAAGAGGATGCTGTAGAAGCTAAAGCTTCCATGGGAACTCCAGGAACAGGAACCAGAGGAGAAGAAAAGAAAAAAATGTCTATGTTCCGCCGTAAACTGGCAGAGCGTTTGGTTAGTGCTAAGAATGATACGGCGATGCTAACTACTTTTAACGAAGTAGATATGTCTCCTATCTTCGAACTAAGAAAGAAATATAAAGAAGAGTTTAAAGATAAACATGGTGTAAGCCTTGGGTTTATGTCTTTCTTCACTTTAGCCGTTATTCGTGCTTTAGACGAATATCCTGCAGTGAATTCAATGATAGACGGAGATTACCAGGTGAGCTATGACTATAAAGATATCAGTATTGCCGTTTCCGGGCCTAAAGGTCTAACTGTTCCGGTAATTAGAAATGCTGAAAATTTAAGCTTCCGGGGAGTTGAAGCAGAAGTGAAGCGTCTTGCGCTTAGAGCTCGTGATGGAAAGATCACCGTAGATGAAATGACTGGAGGTACCTTTACTATCACTAATGGTGGAGTATTTGGATCTATGCTTTCAACACCGATCATTAATCCTCCTCAAAGTGCGATCCTTGGAATGCATAATATTGTGGAAAGACCGGTAGCGATCGATGGTCACGTGGAAATAAGACCAATCATGTATGTGGCTTTATCATATGATCACAGAATTATTGATGGGAAAGAATCTGTTGGATTCCTTGTAGCCGTTAAAGAAGCACTGGAAAATCCTGAAGAGTTATTGATGGATAATGATGTGAAAAGAGCTCTGGAATTATAGATTTTTCCAGCAGGTATAAATAAAAAAAGGGGTTCACATTGCGAACCCCTTTTTTATTCTAACGAAAATTAAAACAAAACTAACAAACGAATTATGTTCAAAGCTAAAGTGCTTACTACTAGAATGGCTAGGATTACAAATAGGATCTGAGAGTAAGCTTTAGTTTTGATGATATTTCCTTTTATTATTAATAACACTCAAATCTAGGTTTAATAAGATCGTGAGTCAAAGGGGATTTTTCCCTTATTTCAAAAATAAAGCTTTGTTCTTGTAGTCAATTACGGCTTTCCCTTTTTTGAGGATATCGGCACCAATAATACCGTGTACTTTTTCGGCCTTATGATTGGTAAGCGCTTCGTTCACATGTTTAAGATCAAAAACCACAAGGTCCACCTTTTTCTTTTTCCAGTTATCTATTTGCAGACTATTTTTCTGGGAGACCTGTGTAAGCATATTTGTAGCTCCGGCTCCGGCAGCTTTAATGTCGCTGTCTTCTGAAAGCAGTTCGAAATGCTCAATAGATTCAATGCCTACACAGGTACTGGAAGCACCTGTGTCCAGAATAAAATTGCCTTCGATATTGTTGATCTTAGCAACCACTTCAAGATGATTCGTTTTGGTGTATTTCATCTTGATGCGATGATATCCTTTTTCTTTTAATAGCTTCTTTAAAGACATTCTTTTTTTTACAAATATAGGATTCTAAGGAATAGTTAATGAAGATTGGACTTTTCTGAAATTAGGTAATTTTAAATTTTAGGAAAAATCCGTCTTATCTTTGGAGCCTATGAGCACATTAGTACAAATTACGGCATTGCCACATGAACTTGAGGATAATCATCTCTTGCTGAACAGAGTAGTTCAGAAATCCAATATCAGGAAAGACGATATTGGAGACTGGCGAATTAGAAAGCGTTCTATAGATGCCCGAAATAAACCGGTAAGATTCAATCTTCAGGTAGAAATATGGAAATATGGAGAAAAAAAGGTGATCCCGCCTTTTATACCTCAGGATGTAGCAGATGCTAGGGAAATTGCCATTATTGGTGCTGGTCCTGCTGGTTTATATGCCGCGTTACGTGCAGTTGAAGCAGGACTTAAGCCTGTTGTTTTTGAACGCGGAAAGGATGTCAGGGCCAGGCGGCATGATCTCGCCAGGATCAATAAGGAACAAACGGTAAATCCTGAATCTAATTATTGCTTTGGTGAAGGAGGTGCAGGAACTTACTCAGATGGAAAATTGTATACGCGATCCAAGAAACGCGGAAATGTGCTTAAGGCGCTGGAGTGGTTCGTAGAATTTGGTGCCGATCCCGATATCCTGGTAGATGCGCATCCTCATATTGGAACTAATAAATTACCTAAGATCATTACCGCAATGCGGGAAGCTGTCATCGAAGCTGGTGGACAGGTACATTTCAATTCCAAACTTACCGATCTTAGATTAAAGGACAATCGCATAGAAAGTATAGAGATCAATGTTGAAAAGTGGTATACTTTTGATGAAGTGATCCTGGCAACAGGGCACTCGGCCCGGGATATTTTTTATTTGCTGCATGATAAGAATATCAAGATAGAAGCTAAACCTTTTGCTTTGGGTGTACGTATAGAACACCAGCAAAAACTGATAGATAAGATCCAGTATCATGGTGACGACAATAATCCTTATTTACCGCCGGCATCCTATAGTCTGGTGGAGCAGGTAGAAGGGATGGGAGTTTATTCATTCTGTATGTGTCCCGGGGGAATTATCGCGCCTTGCGCTACAGAGCAGGAGGAAGTGGTTACCAATGGATGGAGCCCAAGCAAGCGTAATAATCCTTATTCAAATTCAGGTATCGTGGTGAGTATAGAACCATCAGATCTTCCCAATTACAAGCCAGATGATCCTTTTGTATGTCTCGATTTCCAGAAATTAGTTGAAAAGAATTGCTGGGAGGCTGCCGGGAAAACTCAGCGGGTTCCGGCACAGCGTATGAAAGATTTTGTGGAAGGTAAGGTCTCAGGAGATTTTCCTAAAACTTCTTATCAGCCGGGAATCGTAAGTGTAGACCTGAATAAGGTTTTACCAGACCTTATCGCCCGTAGATTACGAAAAGCTTTCGTGCAATTCGGTAAAAAACTGAAGGGTTATTACACGAATGAAGCGGTATTACATGCGCCGGAAAGCAGGACTTCTTCTCCGGTTCTAATACCTCGTAATCCTGAAACTCTTGAGCATGTTGAGGTAAAAGGTCTTTATCCTTGTGGGGAAGGTGCTGGTTATGCCGGTGGGATCATATCTGCGGCGATAGATGGTATCAACTGTGTAGATGCTATCGCGAAGAAATATGAGTCTGATAAATTTTAGGTCACACTGATCGCAGTCGATGTGTTTATCTTAATTCCCAACTTTAAAAACGGTTTCCACCAACCTCGGATCGGTTTGGGTAGCCTGCCTGGATATCCATTTTACATCTAATGAAATATAGCCAAGGTCATACATCACTTTTCCGAAACATTTATAGATACCCCGGCTCCTGAGCGGATATTTTTCAGCGACTTTAGGAAAAAGAACCACGTCATAAATATCCCCGTCTACATCATAGAAAGTTCCAAAATACATGTATTTACCATTAGATGTGCCCGTCTTTCTCGAGTTTATAAGATTCCCATAGATCTCAACGTCCTGGCCAATATGATCTTTAAGATCTTTTGCTTTGATAGTGCTACTAACAGGTTCTCGCAAGAGTTCAAAATGATTACAGAGAGGAAATCCCAGTAATTCCATCTGGTCATAGGCTTCTATAAGCTTTGAATATTCAAATTCCGGAAGCTCAAAATCTCTGTGCTGGGGTTTGAATAGTAAAGCCTGGCTACTTTTGGGTTTGCTATTATGAAGTTTAAAATATGCTTTCCATAAAAGTTCATGCTTGTCTATTCCCGTAAACCTAAAGGCATTGATCTTTAGTAAGAGGCTAAGCTGTTCAATAGAAATATAGATGCGATCTATAAAATCATCCAGTGATTGGAAAGGTCCTAAGAACTGCCTGTTCTCCAGGATCTGTTGAATGGTTTTAGCTTCCAGTTCTTTAATGTAGCCAAATCCCAGGTAGATGTCCTTACCATAGATCGTATTGGGATGATCACTTTTGTGGATACACGGAGCATGGAT from Gramella sp. MT6 harbors:
- a CDS encoding 2-oxoglutarate dehydrogenase E1 component, coding for MDRFSFLNAAHTAYFAELYDQYLKYPDSVEPSWRAFFQGFDFGMQQDGVSEEVLSEAPVDFAEGDIPAHVIKEFQVIRLIDGYRTRGHLFTKTNPVRDRRKYTPTLDISNFGLEESDLDTKFNAGDILGIGPTSLKEIIRHLEKIYCESIGIEYMYIRKPEEIEWIQSKLNVNENHPKFDEAQKKQILKKLNEAVSFESFLHTKYVGQKRFSLEGGESLIPALDALIEKAAEIGVEEFVMGMAHRGRLNTLTNIFGKNAKDIFSEFDGKDYEQDIFDGDVKYHLGWTSCRTTDTGKEININIAPNPSHLETVGAVVEGIARAKQDRRYERDNSKVLPILVHGDAAIAGQGLVYELVQMAQLEGYETGGTIHIVVNNQIGFTTNYLDARSSTYCTDVGKVTLSPVLHVNADDAEAVVHAILFALDFRMKFKRDVFIDLLGYRKYGHNEGDEPRFTQPKLYKAISKHENARDIYFEKLKKEGIADDEYLKKLEDTYKAALEEKLEDSRKEETTRITPFMQDEWDGFQNVQEDEMMKDVDTTFDLEKLDKVAEAISQLPEGKKFMRKIQKIIDGRKKMYFEDNKLDWSMAEHLAYGSLMTEGYNVRISGQDSERGTFSHRHAVVKVEDSEEEIILHNNIKDRDGDFFIYNSLLSEYGVVGFDYGYAMASPTTLAIWEAQFGDFVNGAQIMIDQYISAAEDKWKLQNGLVMLLPHGYEGQGAEHSSGRMERFLQLCAKDNMYVADISTPANMFHILRRQMKAEFRKPLIIFTPKSLLRHPKVISTKEEFANGSFQPLLDDAEADVEKIKTLVFCTGKFYYDLLKHREDNERNDVALVRIEQLFPLPSSSMREIMDKYKNADDVVWAQEEPRNMGAYSHLLLHFEESRKFRVCSRKFYGSPAAGSSVRFKKRHERVINSVFDKNLKEEENN
- the odhB gene encoding 2-oxoglutarate dehydrogenase complex dihydrolipoyllysine-residue succinyltransferase; its protein translation is MALEMKVPSPGESITEVEIAQWLVEDGDYVEKDQAVAEVDSDKATLELPAEASGIITLKAEEGDVVEVGEVVCLIDTEAEKPGGGDSSDDKPAEEEEKERQEKTEDKKDSDKADAKTEEPSKSSTPKQKQDTYATGSPSPAAKKILDEKGISSKDVKGTGRDGRVTKEDAVEAKASMGTPGTGTRGEEKKKMSMFRRKLAERLVSAKNDTAMLTTFNEVDMSPIFELRKKYKEEFKDKHGVSLGFMSFFTLAVIRALDEYPAVNSMIDGDYQVSYDYKDISIAVSGPKGLTVPVIRNAENLSFRGVEAEVKRLALRARDGKITVDEMTGGTFTITNGGVFGSMLSTPIINPPQSAILGMHNIVERPVAIDGHVEIRPIMYVALSYDHRIIDGKESVGFLVAVKEALENPEELLMDNDVKRALEL
- a CDS encoding retropepsin-like aspartic protease, with product MSLKKLLKEKGYHRIKMKYTKTNHLEVVAKINNIEGNFILDTGASSTCVGIESIEHFELLSEDSDIKAAGAGATNMLTQVSQKNSLQIDNWKKKKVDLVVFDLKHVNEALTNHKAEKVHGIIGADILKKGKAVIDYKNKALFLK
- a CDS encoding FAD-dependent protein, producing MSTLVQITALPHELEDNHLLLNRVVQKSNIRKDDIGDWRIRKRSIDARNKPVRFNLQVEIWKYGEKKVIPPFIPQDVADAREIAIIGAGPAGLYAALRAVEAGLKPVVFERGKDVRARRHDLARINKEQTVNPESNYCFGEGGAGTYSDGKLYTRSKKRGNVLKALEWFVEFGADPDILVDAHPHIGTNKLPKIITAMREAVIEAGGQVHFNSKLTDLRLKDNRIESIEINVEKWYTFDEVILATGHSARDIFYLLHDKNIKIEAKPFALGVRIEHQQKLIDKIQYHGDDNNPYLPPASYSLVEQVEGMGVYSFCMCPGGIIAPCATEQEEVVTNGWSPSKRNNPYSNSGIVVSIEPSDLPNYKPDDPFVCLDFQKLVEKNCWEAAGKTQRVPAQRMKDFVEGKVSGDFPKTSYQPGIVSVDLNKVLPDLIARRLRKAFVQFGKKLKGYYTNEAVLHAPESRTSSPVLIPRNPETLEHVEVKGLYPCGEGAGYAGGIISAAIDGINCVDAIAKKYESDKF